The following coding sequences are from one Phenylobacterium glaciei window:
- a CDS encoding TonB-dependent receptor plug domain-containing protein, with amino-acid sequence MNSMLRTALLGTVAAASLAAPHFAFAQTAGQAVDVEEVVVTGSRIRRDTFNAPVPLSVISGEQIRQSGNVSLAETLLDIPTINAATNAQNSAGTLFLAGQARADIRGLGPSRTLVLMDGRRIVFSDASSPAVDLNLIPSLMVDRIETVAGGASAVYGSEAIAGVVNILMKKSFDGVELDAQAGISQESDGQEFRLAGLYGGKFMDDRLNILIGGEFSRQEPIMQVDRDWAFPGIRRNTLATPQTIIPQSKSNTSPYATFQLIGGALGTARSVTLDVRNPTQVTRTSAACSTATVQPTCQDDALFYSQIYNSLQAKSSRGIVRSYVDYQLTDNIKAFADLSYAAVDGYTLSQPPFSSAVGGGTMPVTLKGDNAYLNGAGATAAALRAEWLAAGKTLTQGSTAQVGKFWREFGGRDVKSERTTLRLVGGMEGKFAAFDRDFNWDWYAQYGKTTGKTTSYAQPILARVQGATDAVLVGGAIVCRDVTLRAAGCVPWDLINGASQEAINYAAAQSVTDQEVKQTVVAANITTNLFELPAGPLGFAMGGEYRKEESRFVQDALGASGALFINPIGTRAGEYDTREGYAELRVPILKDVFLAKELTVEVAGRVADYSTIGKTDQYRVAAEWAPIQDIRFRASQGTAVRAPNIVELFSPQSRNFTSTAIDPCDKDSYAVATAAQKSARNVTCAAAISGYNPATFVSNFGTGRSSLPLLQGGNPKLGPETANTYQVGVVVEPRFIPNLSMSLDFFKYNIENQVGSVPLATLLGALCYDSTAPYVGNNFCAQIRRDPTGTGGGGVPGGVIEVTSVNENVAKVKVEGYDASVQYAFHTADLLDKDYGSFSFRVDATWMYRWALQGLPGQAYTQLANTITNATPEWKAQGTVQWTYQDLGVTWTTHYIGSMASTTSFTPTALSPYYTGDYYSHDLRARYAFNDKIDLRAGVLNITNEAPPYLPETFTGTGVGSSTFDNRGRYYFVGATFRY; translated from the coding sequence ATGAACAGCATGCTCCGCACCGCCCTGTTGGGCACCGTGGCCGCCGCCAGCCTGGCCGCGCCGCACTTCGCCTTCGCCCAGACCGCCGGCCAAGCGGTCGACGTCGAGGAAGTGGTGGTCACCGGATCGCGCATCCGCCGCGACACCTTCAACGCCCCGGTGCCGCTGTCGGTGATAAGCGGCGAACAGATTCGCCAGTCGGGGAACGTTTCCCTCGCCGAGACCCTGCTCGACATTCCGACCATCAACGCCGCCACCAATGCTCAGAATTCTGCCGGCACCCTCTTCCTGGCCGGCCAAGCCCGCGCCGATATCCGGGGCCTGGGCCCCAGCCGAACGCTCGTGCTGATGGACGGCCGCCGCATCGTCTTCTCCGATGCCTCCTCACCTGCCGTCGACCTGAATCTGATCCCCTCGCTGATGGTCGACCGGATCGAAACCGTCGCCGGCGGCGCCTCGGCGGTCTACGGCTCGGAAGCCATCGCCGGCGTCGTCAATATTCTGATGAAGAAGTCCTTTGACGGTGTCGAACTCGACGCCCAGGCCGGGATCTCCCAGGAAAGCGACGGACAAGAATTCCGCCTTGCCGGCCTCTATGGCGGCAAGTTCATGGACGATCGCCTGAACATCCTGATCGGCGGCGAATTCTCGCGTCAGGAACCGATCATGCAGGTCGACCGCGACTGGGCTTTCCCGGGTATCCGCCGCAACACCCTGGCCACCCCCCAGACGATCATCCCGCAGAGCAAGTCCAACACCTCGCCCTACGCCACCTTCCAGCTCATCGGCGGCGCCCTGGGCACGGCGCGCTCGGTGACCCTGGACGTGCGCAACCCGACCCAGGTGACCCGAACCTCAGCGGCCTGCTCGACCGCCACCGTCCAGCCGACCTGCCAGGACGACGCCCTGTTCTATTCGCAGATCTACAATTCGCTGCAGGCGAAGTCCTCGCGCGGGATCGTCCGGTCCTATGTCGACTATCAGCTGACGGACAACATCAAGGCCTTCGCCGACCTCAGCTACGCCGCCGTCGACGGCTACACCCTCTCGCAACCGCCGTTCTCGAGCGCCGTCGGCGGCGGCACCATGCCCGTGACCCTCAAGGGCGATAACGCCTATCTCAACGGCGCCGGCGCGACGGCCGCAGCCCTGCGCGCCGAATGGCTCGCCGCCGGCAAGACCCTCACCCAGGGCTCCACGGCCCAGGTCGGCAAGTTCTGGCGGGAGTTCGGCGGTCGCGACGTGAAGTCCGAGCGCACCACCCTGCGTCTGGTGGGGGGCATGGAGGGCAAGTTCGCCGCCTTCGATCGCGACTTCAACTGGGATTGGTACGCCCAGTATGGCAAGACCACGGGCAAGACGACCTCGTACGCCCAGCCCATTCTCGCCCGGGTCCAGGGCGCCACGGACGCGGTCCTGGTCGGAGGTGCGATCGTCTGCCGCGACGTGACCCTGCGCGCCGCCGGCTGCGTGCCGTGGGATCTGATCAACGGCGCCTCGCAAGAGGCGATCAACTATGCCGCGGCTCAGTCGGTCACCGATCAAGAAGTCAAGCAGACCGTGGTGGCGGCCAACATCACCACCAACCTGTTCGAACTGCCGGCCGGCCCCCTGGGCTTCGCCATGGGCGGCGAATACCGCAAGGAAGAGAGCCGCTTCGTCCAGGACGCCCTGGGCGCGAGCGGCGCTCTGTTCATCAACCCCATCGGCACCCGCGCTGGCGAGTATGACACCCGTGAAGGGTATGCGGAGCTTCGCGTTCCGATCCTGAAGGACGTGTTCCTGGCCAAGGAACTGACCGTCGAAGTCGCCGGCCGCGTCGCCGACTATTCCACCATCGGCAAGACCGACCAGTACCGCGTCGCCGCCGAATGGGCGCCGATCCAGGACATCCGCTTCCGCGCCTCGCAAGGCACGGCGGTCCGGGCGCCGAACATCGTCGAACTGTTCTCGCCGCAGAGCCGCAACTTCACCTCTACGGCCATCGACCCCTGCGACAAGGACTCCTACGCCGTCGCCACGGCCGCCCAGAAGTCGGCCCGGAACGTGACCTGCGCCGCGGCGATCTCGGGCTACAACCCGGCGACCTTTGTGTCGAACTTCGGCACCGGCCGCTCGTCCCTGCCGTTGCTGCAGGGCGGCAACCCGAAGCTGGGCCCGGAAACCGCGAACACCTACCAAGTGGGCGTGGTGGTCGAGCCCCGCTTCATCCCCAACCTTTCGATGTCCTTGGACTTCTTCAAGTACAATATCGAGAATCAGGTCGGGTCGGTTCCGTTGGCCACCCTGCTAGGCGCGCTCTGCTACGACTCGACGGCCCCTTATGTCGGCAACAACTTCTGCGCCCAGATCCGTCGTGACCCGACCGGGACTGGCGGCGGCGGCGTGCCCGGTGGCGTCATCGAGGTCACCTCGGTCAATGAGAACGTCGCCAAGGTGAAGGTCGAAGGCTATGACGCCTCGGTGCAGTACGCGTTCCACACTGCAGACCTCCTGGACAAGGACTACGGCAGCTTCTCCTTCCGTGTCGACGCGACCTGGATGTACCGCTGGGCCCTGCAAGGCCTGCCGGGCCAAGCCTATACCCAACTCGCCAACACCATCACCAACGCCACCCCGGAGTGGAAGGCGCAGGGGACGGTGCAGTGGACCTATCAAGACCTCGGTGTCACCTGGACCACTCACTATATCGGGTCCATGGCCTCGACGACCTCGTTCACCCCGACGGCTCTGTCGCCGTACTACACCGGCGACTACTACAGCCATGATCTGCGGGCCCGCTACGCGTTCAACGACAAGATCGACCTGCGCGCCGGTGTTCTGAACATCACGAACGAGGCCCCGCCCTACCTGCCGGAGACCTTCACCGGCACAGGTGTCGGTTCGTCGACCTTCGACAACCGTGGCCGCTACTACTTCGTGGGGGCGACCTTCCGCTACTAG
- a CDS encoding threonine aldolase family protein: protein MARYDFASDNTAPATPEAMNALVAANSGVTSGYGSDHITKAGADAVRALLDADATVRFVASGTAANAISLATLCLPFEGVLCHEHSHVATDETGAPAFFGHGLGMIPLPGASGRIDPASLLAPLAAPDQPHWQAPAVLSVTNATEYGTVYSVEALKALIDPVKAKGYRVHFDGARLANAAAAGFDLTAIKDLGVDILVVGGTKSGMTPSEAVVIFDPALARRLDARLKQSGQLPSKGRFYAAPFIGMLADGAFVRHAAHANAMARRLAALMPFPLAHPVEANAVFVTMDEPTLKRLHDAGWFVYRFIDGSVRFMCSWATTPEAVDELGHALTSLA, encoded by the coding sequence ATGGCCCGATACGACTTCGCATCCGACAACACCGCCCCCGCCACGCCCGAGGCGATGAACGCCCTGGTGGCCGCCAATAGCGGGGTCACCTCCGGGTACGGCTCAGATCATATCACCAAGGCAGGCGCCGACGCGGTGCGCGCCCTGCTGGACGCCGACGCCACGGTGCGGTTCGTGGCCTCGGGCACGGCGGCAAACGCCATCTCGCTGGCGACCCTGTGCCTGCCCTTCGAGGGCGTGCTCTGTCACGAGCACTCCCACGTCGCCACCGACGAGACCGGGGCCCCGGCTTTCTTTGGCCACGGTTTGGGGATGATCCCCCTGCCCGGCGCCTCCGGTCGCATCGATCCGGCGAGCCTCTTGGCGCCCCTGGCGGCGCCTGACCAGCCGCACTGGCAGGCCCCCGCCGTCCTGTCGGTCACCAACGCCACCGAGTACGGCACGGTCTATTCGGTCGAGGCCCTGAAGGCCCTGATCGATCCGGTGAAGGCCAAAGGTTATCGCGTCCACTTCGACGGCGCGCGCCTGGCCAACGCCGCGGCGGCCGGCTTCGACCTGACGGCCATCAAGGACCTGGGCGTCGACATTCTGGTGGTGGGCGGCACCAAGTCCGGGATGACGCCTTCGGAGGCGGTGGTGATCTTCGATCCCGCCCTGGCCCGCCGCCTGGACGCCCGGCTGAAGCAGTCAGGGCAGCTCCCCTCCAAGGGCCGGTTCTACGCGGCGCCGTTCATCGGCATGCTGGCGGACGGCGCCTTCGTCCGCCACGCCGCCCACGCCAACGCCATGGCTCGGCGCCTGGCGGCCCTCATGCCCTTCCCCCTGGCCCACCCGGTGGAGGCCAACGCCGTCTTCGTGACCATGGATGAGCCCACCCTGAAGCGACTCCATGACGCCGGTTGGTTCGTCTACCGGTTCATCGACGGCTCGGTGCGGTTCATGTGCTCGTGGGCCACCACGCCCGAGGCCGTGGACGAGCTGGGCCACGCGCTGACCAGCCTGGCCTGA
- a CDS encoding epoxide hydrolase family protein: protein MAEIQPFEVAWSETDVQAVLDQVRAYPWPPIPDVPDGWAYGCDAGYLKSLCEHWTERYDWRSAMADLNRFPQFTARVEDYDLHFLHVVGEAGGKRPLLLTHGWPGSHYEFWGAIEKLAFPSRFGGDPKDAFDLVIPSLPGFGFSSKPTKPIGQRTTARLFNTLMTQVLDYPSYIAQGGDWGAMVTSWLGHDHGQTVRAIHLNMMAFRPFGGPQTPDEIAWLTRQGAMMDVMGAYFRLQASKPQSLAWMGAGNPVGQAAWIAERFHDWSDLREKPLDQVHPKDRMLTNIMIYVMTGSFATGAWYYRGLLEEGGIAFKEGERCETPTSFANFPGEPLYTAPPRSWADRAYNITRWTEMPRGGHFAAMEEPDLFVADVRDWGKGV, encoded by the coding sequence GTGGCCGAGATCCAACCCTTTGAAGTCGCCTGGAGCGAAACCGACGTCCAGGCCGTGCTGGACCAGGTGCGGGCCTATCCCTGGCCGCCGATCCCGGATGTCCCGGACGGCTGGGCCTATGGCTGTGACGCGGGCTATCTGAAGAGCCTCTGCGAGCACTGGACCGAGCGCTACGACTGGCGCTCGGCCATGGCCGATCTCAACCGCTTCCCGCAATTCACGGCGCGGGTCGAGGACTACGACCTGCACTTCCTGCATGTGGTGGGCGAGGCGGGCGGCAAGCGGCCCCTGCTGCTGACCCACGGCTGGCCGGGTTCGCACTACGAGTTCTGGGGCGCCATCGAGAAGCTGGCCTTTCCCTCGCGGTTCGGCGGCGATCCGAAGGACGCTTTCGACCTGGTGATCCCGTCTCTGCCCGGCTTCGGCTTCTCGTCCAAGCCCACCAAGCCCATCGGCCAGCGGACCACGGCGCGGCTGTTCAACACCCTGATGACGCAGGTTCTCGACTATCCCAGCTACATTGCCCAGGGCGGCGACTGGGGGGCGATGGTGACCTCCTGGCTCGGCCACGACCACGGCCAGACGGTGCGCGCCATCCACCTGAACATGATGGCCTTCCGGCCCTTCGGCGGACCGCAGACCCCCGACGAGATCGCCTGGCTCACCCGCCAGGGCGCGATGATGGATGTCATGGGCGCCTATTTCCGCCTGCAGGCCTCCAAGCCCCAGTCCCTGGCCTGGATGGGCGCGGGCAATCCGGTAGGCCAGGCCGCCTGGATCGCCGAGCGCTTCCATGACTGGTCGGACCTCCGGGAGAAGCCACTCGACCAGGTCCACCCCAAGGACCGGATGCTCACCAACATCATGATCTATGTGATGACCGGCAGCTTCGCGACCGGGGCCTGGTACTATCGTGGCCTGCTGGAGGAAGGCGGGATCGCCTTCAAGGAGGGCGAGCGCTGCGAGACCCCCACCAGCTTCGCCAACTTCCCCGGCGAGCCGCTCTACACCGCCCCGCCCCGCAGCTGGGCCGACCGCGCCTACAACATCACTCGCTGGACCGAGATGCCCCGCGGCGGGCACTTCGCGGCCATGGAGGAGCCCGACCTCTTCGTCGCTGACGTGCGGGACTGGGGAAAGGGCGTCTAG
- a CDS encoding TetR/AcrR family transcriptional regulator yields the protein MPRVLSETDVADFRERLCEAAEKLFAERGPEAVTMRQLASELGVSPMTPYRYFADKEDILAAVRTNGFNRFAQALEDAYASAQGARAKGAAVGEAYLNFAFEHPQTYKLMFDLDQPHAENYPDLVTAGRRAHQTQTQYVKTLVAEGVLQGDPEEIGKMFWAAAHGAVGLELAGKLPPGAARDLHRHLNGALARGLRP from the coding sequence ATGCCCCGCGTCCTGTCTGAAACCGATGTCGCCGACTTCCGCGAACGCCTGTGCGAGGCGGCCGAGAAGCTGTTCGCCGAGCGCGGCCCTGAGGCGGTGACCATGCGCCAGCTGGCCTCCGAGCTCGGGGTCAGCCCCATGACCCCCTACCGCTACTTCGCCGACAAGGAGGACATCCTGGCGGCGGTGCGCACCAACGGCTTCAACCGCTTCGCCCAGGCCCTGGAAGACGCTTACGCCAGCGCCCAGGGCGCGCGGGCCAAGGGGGCGGCGGTGGGCGAGGCCTATCTGAACTTCGCCTTCGAACACCCGCAGACCTACAAGCTGATGTTCGACCTGGATCAGCCCCACGCCGAAAACTATCCCGACCTGGTGACTGCGGGGCGCCGCGCCCATCAGACTCAGACTCAGTACGTGAAGACCCTGGTGGCCGAGGGCGTGCTGCAGGGCGACCCCGAAGAAATCGGCAAGATGTTCTGGGCCGCCGCCCACGGGGCGGTGGGCCTGGAACTGGCCGGCAAGCTGCCGCCCGGCGCGGCCCGCGACCTGCACCGCCACCTGAACGGCGCCCTGGCGCGGGGCCTGCGTCCTTAG
- a CDS encoding DUF2855 family protein yields METMAAWDLLVDRKDLRKAQIVPSEAPPLADGEVRLSVERFSFTANNVTYGLMGDAFGYWKFFPAPEGLGRIPVWGFATVTESKAADAPVGLRLFGYLPMSTSFVMQLEKGRTGFVDRAPHRAELPPTYNAYAQAPADPLDDHRALLRPLLMTSFLLDDFLGEDAALTSLVLSSASSKTALGLAWFAKARGREVIGLTSPANAKSIEGLDLYDKVLTYDEVASLKTKGPTAFVDFAGDRATTAKIHVALGEALTRSIIVGATHWEAGREDRAIPGPTPTLFFAPDQIRKRMGDWGPGEVETRFDKGLRAFVADSPWLNLIQHQGQQGLTDAYHMVLEGRVRPQDGHIIRPA; encoded by the coding sequence ATGGAAACGATGGCGGCCTGGGACCTGCTGGTGGACCGCAAGGACCTGCGCAAGGCGCAGATTGTCCCCTCCGAGGCGCCGCCCCTGGCCGATGGCGAAGTCCGCCTCTCGGTCGAGCGCTTCTCCTTCACCGCCAACAACGTCACCTACGGCCTGATGGGCGACGCCTTCGGCTACTGGAAATTCTTCCCGGCCCCGGAAGGCCTGGGCCGCATTCCGGTCTGGGGTTTCGCCACGGTGACGGAGTCGAAGGCGGCCGATGCCCCCGTCGGCCTGCGCCTGTTCGGCTACCTGCCGATGTCCACCAGTTTCGTCATGCAGCTGGAAAAGGGCCGCACCGGCTTTGTTGATCGCGCGCCGCACCGCGCCGAACTGCCCCCCACCTACAACGCCTATGCGCAGGCGCCCGCCGACCCCCTGGACGACCATCGGGCCCTGCTGCGGCCCCTGCTGATGACCAGTTTCCTGCTGGACGACTTCCTGGGCGAGGACGCGGCTCTAACCTCGCTTGTGCTCTCCAGCGCCTCCAGCAAGACCGCCCTGGGTCTGGCCTGGTTCGCCAAGGCCCGCGGCCGCGAAGTCATCGGCCTGACCTCGCCCGCCAATGCCAAGTCGATCGAAGGCCTCGACCTGTACGACAAGGTCCTGACCTACGACGAGGTCGCCTCGCTGAAGACCAAGGGCCCCACCGCCTTCGTCGATTTCGCCGGCGACCGCGCCACCACCGCCAAGATCCATGTGGCCCTGGGCGAGGCCCTGACCCGCAGCATCATTGTCGGCGCCACCCACTGGGAGGCCGGACGCGAGGACCGCGCCATTCCCGGCCCGACGCCGACCCTGTTCTTCGCCCCCGACCAGATCCGCAAGCGCATGGGCGACTGGGGACCGGGCGAGGTCGAGACCCGCTTCGACAAGGGCCTGCGCGCCTTCGTCGCCGACAGCCCCTGGCTGAACCTGATCCAGCACCAGGGTCAGCAGGGCCTGACCGACGCCTATCACATGGTCCTGGAAGGTCGCGTGCGGCCCCAGGACGGCCACATCATCCGGCCGGCTTGA
- a CDS encoding carotenoid oxygenase family protein, translated as MDGEVRINPYLSGNFAPVRSEDDFDLPVTGEIPAGLRGTLYRTGPNPQFQPIDPNYHWFTGDGMLHGFRVADGKVSYRNRYVRTPKWELEHEHGRSLFAGFNPMLSDPLTAGKDGGVANTNILWHAGRLLALEEGHMPFEVAAGTMAPKGYAEQYKGKVTAHPKIDPKTGEMVWFGYGVGDMPLSAGMSYGVTDAKGVVTRRSDFQAPYSAMIHDFLVTENYVLFPVLPLTGSLERAMKGLPAYAWEPEKGGHVGVMRRDADVSTIRWFNVPACYVFHPMNAHEVDGKIVAEVARYDAAPLFPMADGSPGLRTAARLTRWTFDLGANSDAIKEEAIDDLDCEFPRFDERLAGGAYRHGFYAGDTTNAKSVKLNAIAHLDLATGKRQVHAFTGGDMTSEPVFTPRSADAPEGDGWLTAVVYRAAEDRSDFVVFDALDVAKGPIGMAHMPRRVPFGFHGNWVAD; from the coding sequence ATGGACGGCGAGGTTCGCATCAATCCCTACCTGTCGGGCAACTTCGCCCCCGTGCGGTCGGAGGACGACTTCGATCTGCCGGTCACCGGGGAGATCCCGGCGGGCCTGCGCGGCACCCTCTACCGCACCGGGCCCAACCCGCAGTTCCAGCCCATCGACCCGAACTATCACTGGTTCACCGGTGACGGCATGCTGCACGGCTTCCGCGTGGCGGACGGCAAGGTGAGCTACCGCAACCGCTATGTCCGCACGCCGAAATGGGAGCTGGAGCACGAGCACGGCCGCTCGCTGTTCGCGGGCTTCAACCCGATGCTGAGCGACCCGCTGACCGCCGGCAAGGACGGCGGCGTGGCCAACACCAATATCCTCTGGCACGCCGGGCGCCTGCTGGCCTTGGAAGAGGGCCACATGCCCTTCGAGGTCGCCGCCGGGACCATGGCTCCCAAGGGCTACGCCGAGCAGTACAAGGGTAAGGTCACCGCCCACCCGAAGATCGATCCCAAGACCGGCGAGATGGTCTGGTTCGGTTACGGCGTCGGCGACATGCCGCTGTCGGCGGGCATGAGCTACGGGGTCACCGACGCCAAGGGCGTGGTTACCCGCCGCTCGGATTTCCAGGCGCCCTATTCGGCGATGATCCACGACTTCCTGGTGACGGAGAACTACGTGCTGTTCCCGGTCCTCCCGCTGACCGGCAGCCTCGAACGCGCCATGAAGGGCCTGCCGGCCTATGCCTGGGAGCCCGAAAAGGGCGGCCATGTGGGCGTCATGCGCCGCGACGCCGATGTCTCCACCATCCGCTGGTTCAACGTGCCGGCCTGCTACGTCTTCCACCCGATGAACGCCCATGAGGTGGACGGCAAGATCGTCGCCGAGGTGGCCCGCTATGACGCCGCCCCGCTGTTCCCCATGGCCGACGGATCGCCGGGCCTGCGCACCGCCGCGCGCCTGACCCGCTGGACCTTCGATCTGGGCGCCAACAGCGACGCCATCAAGGAAGAGGCGATCGACGATCTCGACTGCGAGTTCCCGCGCTTCGACGAGCGGCTGGCGGGCGGCGCCTATCGCCACGGCTTCTATGCCGGCGACACCACCAATGCGAAGTCGGTGAAGCTGAACGCCATCGCCCACCTGGACCTCGCCACCGGCAAGCGCCAGGTCCACGCCTTCACCGGCGGCGACATGACCTCGGAACCGGTGTTCACCCCGCGCTCGGCCGATGCGCCGGAGGGCGACGGCTGGCTGACGGCGGTGGTCTACCGTGCCGCCGAGGACCGCAGCGACTTCGTGGTCTTCGACGCCCTCGACGTCGCCAAGGGTCCTATCGGCATGGCCCACATGCCCCGCCGCGTGCCCTTCGGCTTCCACGGCAACTGGGTGGCCGACTGA
- a CDS encoding DoxX family protein, producing MTFAIPDPSLPRPRLRAALRWLLAAIYIAFGIVHLRGAHGFLAIMPPWVPYPLEVVLFTGVCEILGSAGLLIPRLRWISGVMLALYAVCVYPANLHHAFGHVTVSSLPSSWWYHGPRLAFQPVFVWWALFAGGVINWPFRKVPA from the coding sequence ATGACCTTCGCGATCCCTGATCCGTCCCTGCCGCGTCCCCGCCTGCGCGCCGCCCTGCGCTGGCTGCTGGCGGCGATCTACATCGCCTTCGGGATCGTCCACCTGCGCGGCGCCCACGGCTTCCTGGCCATCATGCCGCCCTGGGTCCCGTATCCGCTGGAGGTGGTGCTGTTCACCGGGGTCTGCGAGATCCTGGGCAGCGCCGGCCTGCTGATCCCGCGCCTGAGGTGGATCTCCGGCGTCATGCTGGCGCTCTATGCGGTCTGCGTCTATCCGGCCAACCTGCATCACGCCTTTGGCCACGTGACGGTCAGCAGCCTGCCGTCCAGCTGGTGGTATCACGGGCCCAGGCTGGCCTTTCAGCCGGTGTTCGTCTGGTGGGCCCTGTTCGCCGGCGGCGTGATCAACTGGCCGTTCCGAAAGGTCCCCGCATGA
- a CDS encoding NADPH:quinone reductase: protein MKAIWYDATGPAREVLQHGDRPTPEPGHGQALIRVKASGVNPSDAGMRAGPAAMAYPRITPNSDGAGIVEAVGPGVAATWVGKRVWFYNGQRNGRAFGSAAEYIELDTDLLMELPDSVSFAQGATLGIPCMTAHRSLFVAGPVQGRTVLVTGGAGAVGHYAVQLAKWAGATVIATVSSDEKADRAQAGGADHVIDYRQEKVAKRVRELTNGEGVHHVVDVDFGGNIATTLQVVRVNGSVAFYATKGAREPVLPAGALMGLNLGVHGVYLPITPPEARKRAQQDITRWIGTGERILSVAGRFPLADCAGAHELVEAGSKVGTVVVEP, encoded by the coding sequence ATGAAAGCCATCTGGTACGACGCCACCGGCCCCGCCCGCGAGGTGCTGCAACATGGCGACCGCCCGACCCCGGAGCCCGGCCACGGCCAGGCCCTGATCCGGGTGAAGGCGTCCGGCGTGAACCCCTCGGACGCCGGCATGCGCGCCGGCCCGGCGGCCATGGCCTATCCCCGCATCACCCCCAACAGCGATGGCGCCGGGATCGTCGAGGCGGTCGGCCCGGGCGTCGCGGCCACCTGGGTGGGCAAGCGGGTCTGGTTCTACAACGGCCAGCGCAACGGCCGCGCCTTCGGGTCCGCCGCGGAATATATCGAGCTCGACACCGACCTCTTGATGGAACTGCCCGACAGCGTCTCCTTCGCGCAGGGCGCAACCCTGGGCATCCCCTGCATGACCGCCCACCGCAGCCTGTTCGTGGCGGGACCCGTCCAGGGTCGCACGGTGCTGGTGACCGGCGGGGCGGGCGCCGTGGGCCACTACGCCGTACAGCTGGCCAAGTGGGCGGGGGCCACGGTGATCGCCACGGTCAGCTCCGACGAGAAGGCCGACCGCGCCCAGGCCGGCGGCGCCGACCACGTCATCGACTACCGCCAGGAGAAGGTCGCCAAGCGGGTCCGCGAGCTGACGAACGGCGAGGGCGTACACCACGTGGTCGACGTCGACTTCGGCGGCAATATCGCCACCACACTGCAGGTGGTCCGGGTCAACGGCTCGGTGGCCTTCTACGCCACCAAGGGGGCCCGCGAGCCGGTGCTCCCGGCCGGCGCCCTGATGGGCCTGAACCTGGGCGTCCACGGCGTCTACCTGCCGATCACGCCGCCCGAGGCCCGCAAGCGGGCGCAACAGGACATCACCCGCTGGATCGGGACCGGGGAGCGGATCCTCTCCGTCGCCGGCCGTTTCCCGCTGGCCGACTGCGCCGGGGCCCACGAGCTGGTGGAGGCGGGCTCCAAGGTGGGCACGGTGGTCGTCGAACCGTGA
- a CDS encoding nuclear transport factor 2 family protein, with protein sequence MTPAETAIRARRKLTNKLIASHEAARLRPFLAPDINLIAGDGSLMVGVESVLGAFDSQFRDPSFVTYLRTTESVRPDQDEARAAETGTWVATWRGSPTLTGTYLAAWKKVTGQWVIESELYVTLTETPA encoded by the coding sequence GTGACGCCGGCCGAGACCGCCATCCGCGCCCGGCGCAAGCTGACCAACAAGCTGATCGCGTCCCACGAGGCCGCGCGCCTGCGGCCCTTCCTCGCCCCTGACATCAACCTGATCGCCGGGGACGGCAGCCTGATGGTGGGGGTCGAGTCGGTGCTAGGCGCCTTCGACAGCCAGTTCCGCGATCCGAGCTTCGTCACCTACCTGCGAACCACCGAGAGCGTCCGCCCCGACCAGGACGAGGCGCGCGCCGCCGAGACCGGGACCTGGGTCGCCACCTGGCGCGGATCGCCGACCCTGACGGGGACCTACTTGGCGGCCTGGAAGAAGGTCACCGGCCAGTGGGTGATCGAGAGCGAGCTCTACGTCACCCTGACTGAAACGCCTGCCTGA
- a CDS encoding class I SAM-dependent methyltransferase: MSDYLLEVQGVCPVCEQAVTFTAKDEWLRDHFLCGACGSQPRERALMKILADLRPDWRGLDIHESSPGTAASRRIAAEAPGYRSSHYGPDVPLGTAHPQWGWRCEDLENQTFADASFDIVVTQDVFEHLFAPNRAIAEVARTLKPGGFHICTVPIVNKARASVRRARRNRLGQVEHLMEPMYHANPIDPQGSLVTVDWGYDIADYLDAASGLSTTIWTIDDMSRGIRAEYIEVLVSRKGPKSEVSPDGLAPPWKGIRETIRRLLT, translated from the coding sequence GTGAGCGACTACCTGCTCGAAGTCCAAGGCGTCTGCCCGGTCTGTGAGCAGGCGGTGACCTTCACCGCCAAGGACGAATGGTTGCGCGACCACTTCCTGTGCGGCGCCTGCGGCAGCCAGCCGCGCGAGCGGGCGCTGATGAAGATCCTGGCCGACCTGCGCCCTGACTGGCGCGGCCTGGATATCCATGAGAGCTCGCCCGGCACCGCGGCCAGCCGCCGGATCGCCGCCGAGGCGCCGGGCTACCGCTCAAGCCACTATGGCCCCGACGTGCCGCTCGGGACCGCCCACCCGCAATGGGGCTGGCGCTGCGAGGACCTTGAGAACCAGACCTTCGCCGACGCCAGCTTCGACATCGTGGTGACCCAGGATGTGTTCGAGCACCTGTTCGCACCCAACCGCGCCATCGCCGAGGTGGCCAGAACGCTTAAGCCCGGCGGCTTCCACATCTGCACGGTGCCCATCGTCAACAAGGCCCGCGCTTCCGTGCGCCGCGCCCGGCGCAACCGCCTGGGCCAGGTCGAGCACCTGATGGAGCCGATGTACCACGCCAACCCCATCGACCCGCAGGGGTCGCTGGTGACCGTGGACTGGGGCTACGACATCGCCGACTACCTGGACGCCGCCAGCGGGCTGTCCACCACCATCTGGACCATCGACGACATGAGCCGCGGCATCCGGGCGGAGTACATCGAGGTGCTGGTCTCCCGCAAAGGTCCCAAGTCGGAGGTCAGCCCCGACGGCCTGGCGCCGCCCTGGAAGGGCATTCGCGAGACGATCCGCCGTCTGCTGACCTAG